The Aedes aegypti strain LVP_AGWG chromosome 3, AaegL5.0 Primary Assembly, whole genome shotgun sequence genome contains a region encoding:
- the LOC110678107 gene encoding uncharacterized protein LOC110678107 — protein MCLYLLVSTFVLAFVWICESLRRKNAFAKNLPMAKPIKSFLGVDYSIMDMSDEERFEVMNDCFARFDRLFVFYTGPLLVLAVSHPDLVQKLLSHPDCLEKPYFYDFVKFEQGIFSAKCE, from the coding sequence ATGTGTCTCTACCTTTTGGTGTCCACATTTGTCCTGGCATTCGTTTGGATTTGTGAAAGCCTCCGGCGGAAGAATGCTTTCGCCAAAAACCTTCCGATGGCAAAACCCATAAAGTCGTTTCTCGGCGTTGATTACTCGATCATGGACATGAGCGACGAGGAGCGATTCGAAGTCATGAACGATTGCTTTGCGCGCTTCGACCGGCTGTTTGTGTTCTACACCGGGCCACTTCTGGTTCTGGCCGTTAGTCATCCGGACCTGGTGCAGAAGTTGCTGTCCCATCCGGATTGTTTGGAGAAACCGTACTTCTACGACTTTGTGAAGTTTGAGCAGGGAATTTTCTCGGCGAAATGTGAGTGA